TCCGCCTCGGTCTGGGCATCGACGCTCGACAAGCAATCGTCGAGGATCAACACCGGCGGGTCCATAATCAAAGCGCGGGCCAACGTCGCGCGCTGCTTCTGGCCGCCGGATAGCGTCACGCCCCGTTCGCCGACCATGGTGTCGAGCCCTTGGGGAAATATTTCCAGATCGCGGTCGAGCTTGGCGATTTTGATCGCGCGCGCCAGCTCTTCTTCGGAATACTCGTCCCGGCCGAATGCCAAATTGCGCCGCAATGAAGTGGAAAACAAAAACGGATCCTGCGGCACATAGCCCATCACCCGGCGCAGCTCACGCAGCGAAAGCTTGCGAATATCCTGGCCGTCCAGACGAATCTCGCCGCTGCCGACATCGAACATGCGCGGCACCAACTGCGCCACAGTGCTCTTGCCCGAACCGATACGGCCGACCAGACCGACCGATTTGCCGACAGGCAGCTTAAAGTTGATGCCTTCCAACGCGCCGTGACCGTTTTGCGGCTGGCCATAAGAAAATGAAACGTTGTGAAACTCGATGCCATCTTTGAGCTTCGCCAACGGTGCGCCGGCTTCGGCGCCGGCGATCTCTGGCGTGGTTTCAAGAATTTCTTCGAGCCGGCGCATCGCCGCCCGGCCGCGCTCGACCAACGATAGCATCCAGCCAAACGCCGCGGTGGGCCAAGCGAGAACGTTTAGATAAGCGATGAAGGCGACGATGTCGGCGACCAGCAGATCGCCGCCTACCACCCGCACGCCGCCGTACCAGATGACGATCAAGACGGTCAAGCCGTTGATGCCTTGCATGACCGGATTGACGATGCCGCGCATCTTCGCCATCTCCATGCTTTTGACTTCATAGCCTTTGTTGAAATCGGCGAATTGCTGGGTTTGAAACTGTTCCTGGGAATAGGCTTTGACCACGTGCATGCCGCTCAAGTTTTCCTGCACGTGGCTGCTCAACACCGACATCTGCTGCTGCACCTCCAGGGAAGTTTTTAATATCTTGCCGCGGAATTTGCGCGCGACGTACATCAGCAGTGGAAACGGCGCCAACGCCGCCAAAGTCATGCGCACGTCCATCGACAGCATCAGCGCCACCGCGTAAACGTAATAGAGCGGCGCGTTGGCGAAGTTGAGCACGCCGGGACCGAGCATGACGCGCACCGCGGAAATGTCGTTGATCGTGCGCGACATCAAGTCGCCGGTGCGCCGCGACTGGTAAAACGACAGCGGCAGTTTTTCCAAGTGGGCGAACAGATCGTTGCGCAGATCGTATTCGACGTTGCGCCCGGCGTTGAAAATCAACGCCCGCGAATAGGTGCGGACGATCCCTTGAACCAACGCCGCGGCGACGATCAACACGGCGTAAAACGTCACG
This window of the Deltaproteobacteria bacterium genome carries:
- a CDS encoding ABC transporter ATP-binding protein; this translates as MGRLSHYIWRYWRSYLQGGLCLLATATLVMWIPWWIREAVRIIEGGGAVRDVTFYAVLIVAAALVQGIVRTYSRALIFNAGRNVEYDLRNDLFAHLEKLPLSFYQSRRTGDLMSRTINDISAVRVMLGPGVLNFANAPLYYVYAVALMLSMDVRMTLAALAPFPLLMYVARKFRGKILKTSLEVQQQMSVLSSHVQENLSGMHVVKAYSQEQFQTQQFADFNKGYEVKSMEMAKMRGIVNPVMQGINGLTVLIVIWYGGVRVVGGDLLVADIVAFIAYLNVLAWPTAAFGWMLSLVERGRAAMRRLEEILETTPEIAGAEAGAPLAKLKDGIEFHNVSFSYGQPQNGHGALEGINFKLPVGKSVGLVGRIGSGKSTVAQLVPRMFDVGSGEIRLDGQDIRKLSLRELRRVMGYVPQDPFLFSTSLRRNLAFGRDEYSEEELARAIKIAKLDRDLEIFPQGLDTMVGERGVTLSGGQKQRATLARALIMDPPVLILDDCLSSVDAQTEAEILQGLRSILKEKTCLIISHRISAVKEADEILVLDEGRIIERGNHEELVRQEGVYAELYQQQRLSEELEEI